The following coding sequences lie in one Pseudomonas sp. B33.4 genomic window:
- a CDS encoding Na/Pi cotransporter family protein has translation MLTLLNLLSAVALLIWGTHIVRTGILRVYGTNLRHVIGQNMSKRWLAFVAGIVVTAMVQSSNATAMLVTSFVGQGLMALTPALATMLGADVGTALMARVLTFDLSWLSPLLIFLGVIFFLSRKQTRLGQMGRVAIGLGLIILALQLIVEAAAPITHAQGVKVIFASLTGDILLDALVGALFAMISYSSLAAVLLTATLAGASVISLPVAIGLVIGANIGSGILAFMSTSMQNAAGRQVALGSLLYKLIGLLLIIPVLDPLVHWIDSLDFSPQEMVIGFHLLYNTVRCLILLPSVGPMARLCAWLLPERPEVNGTAKPRHLDATALVTPSLALANAARETLRMGDLLDNMLDATLDVLRGKQTAVTQEIRRMTDDIEALYSAIKLYLAQMPREDLGEQDSRRWAEIIELAINLKLAADLIERMLRKIQQQKTSQRRSFSEEGLEDLAGLQQQLIANLRLGLSVFLSGDRESARQLLREKRRFRAQERRLAHAHVSRLQRKIVQSLETSSLHLELIADMKRLNSLFCGSAYVVLETADTGALAADDIADITHSP, from the coding sequence ATGCTCACCCTGCTCAATCTGCTTTCCGCCGTGGCCCTGCTGATCTGGGGCACGCACATCGTCCGAACCGGCATCCTGCGTGTGTACGGCACCAACCTGCGCCATGTGATCGGCCAGAACATGTCCAAGCGCTGGCTGGCCTTTGTCGCTGGCATCGTCGTCACTGCGATGGTGCAGAGCAGCAACGCCACCGCCATGCTCGTGACCTCATTCGTCGGCCAAGGCCTGATGGCGCTGACCCCGGCGCTGGCGACCATGCTCGGCGCCGACGTCGGTACCGCGCTGATGGCGCGGGTGCTGACGTTCGACTTGTCGTGGCTGTCGCCGCTGCTGATTTTTCTCGGGGTGATTTTCTTTCTGTCGCGCAAACAGACGCGGCTCGGGCAGATGGGCCGGGTGGCCATCGGGCTGGGGCTGATCATTCTGGCGCTGCAATTGATCGTTGAGGCCGCCGCGCCAATCACCCATGCGCAAGGCGTGAAGGTGATTTTCGCCTCGCTGACCGGCGACATCCTCCTCGACGCCTTGGTTGGCGCCTTGTTCGCGATGATTTCCTACTCCAGCCTCGCTGCCGTGCTGCTGACCGCGACCCTCGCCGGCGCCAGTGTGATCAGTCTGCCGGTGGCGATCGGTCTGGTAATCGGCGCCAACATCGGCAGCGGCATTCTCGCCTTCATGAGCACCAGCATGCAGAACGCCGCCGGCCGGCAAGTGGCGCTGGGCAGTCTGTTGTACAAACTGATCGGCCTGCTGCTGATCATTCCGGTGCTCGATCCGCTGGTGCACTGGATCGACAGCCTCGATTTCAGTCCGCAGGAAATGGTCATCGGTTTTCACCTGCTGTACAACACCGTGCGCTGCCTGATTCTGCTGCCCAGCGTCGGGCCGATGGCGCGTCTGTGCGCCTGGCTGCTGCCGGAGCGACCTGAGGTCAACGGCACTGCCAAACCGCGTCACCTCGACGCCACCGCGCTGGTCACGCCAAGCCTGGCCCTGGCCAATGCCGCGCGGGAAACCCTGCGCATGGGCGATCTGCTCGACAACATGCTCGATGCCACCCTTGATGTGCTGCGCGGCAAGCAGACGGCGGTGACACAGGAAATCCGGCGGATGACCGACGACATCGAAGCGTTGTACAGCGCGATCAAGCTGTACCTTGCGCAAATGCCCCGCGAGGACCTTGGCGAACAGGACAGCAGGCGCTGGGCCGAAATCATCGAGCTGGCGATCAACCTGAAACTGGCCGCCGACCTGATCGAACGCATGCTGCGCAAGATCCAGCAGCAGAAGACTTCGCAACGCCGCTCGTTTTCCGAAGAAGGACTGGAGGATCTGGCCGGATTGCAGCAGCAATTGATCGCTAATCTGCGTTTGGGGCTGTCGGTGTTTCTCAGTGGTGACCGCGAAAGCGCCCGTCAGCTACTGCGCGAGAAGCGCCGTTTTCGCGCACAGGAACGCCGTTTGGCTCATGCGCATGTCAGCCGTTTACAACGCAAGATCGTCCAGAGTCTGGAAACCAGTTCGTTGCATCTGGAGTTGATTGCCGACATGAAACGCTTGAATTCACTGTTTTGCGGCAGTGCGTATGTGGTGCTGGAAACGGCGGACACCGGAGCGCTGGCGGCGGATGATATTGCCGACATTACGCATTCGCCTTGA
- a CDS encoding M16 family metallopeptidase, translating to MRCLLFACLLLGSLPAFALDRFQVEGYALPNGLQLLLKPGTERGHVAIRLVVGVGLDDFDCDEKELPHLLEHLLFSGIDATGEGGLEERMQALGGDWNAFTSNADTTFVIEAPAKNQRKVLDLLLALLTQTRIDDNAINAAKRVVEREDGGHYTRLQRFLDRQDLGHTASNQLAVELGLKCPQRAEVDHLTQAQLEKVRKAWYAPNNMTLIVVGELDKLLPAYLERTWGSLEAVEPSEHRALPDISTSAAHERTLTRGFMGDSAKLHWLVPEPVIDDQYDQTFDILKDYLDWALYRQIRLNHGLSYGPWAEREVFGGVGFMSLNADLDRDDVDEAIQVLEDLKADLLKNGLDADTFARIKQASIAHQAWAVQGNSAMADYYWSALGDYEDGRFANPARELQGVTLEAANKAMRELLLQPGYLRIEKPLISDDQVLWLSAGGLGLVLLILIGWRLHRKRG from the coding sequence ATGCGTTGCCTGTTGTTCGCCTGTCTGTTGCTCGGTTCCCTGCCCGCCTTTGCCCTGGATCGTTTTCAGGTCGAAGGCTATGCGCTGCCCAACGGTTTGCAGTTGCTGCTCAAACCCGGCACCGAACGCGGGCATGTGGCGATCCGCTTGGTGGTTGGCGTTGGCCTCGATGATTTCGATTGCGACGAAAAAGAGCTGCCGCACCTGCTCGAGCATCTGCTGTTCAGCGGCATCGACGCCACTGGCGAAGGCGGTTTAGAGGAGCGCATGCAAGCACTGGGCGGTGACTGGAATGCCTTTACCAGCAACGCCGACACCACGTTCGTCATCGAAGCGCCGGCGAAGAATCAGCGCAAGGTCCTCGACCTGCTGCTCGCTCTGCTCACGCAAACACGCATTGACGACAACGCTATCAATGCCGCCAAACGCGTGGTCGAACGTGAAGACGGCGGCCATTACACGCGCCTGCAACGCTTCCTCGATCGTCAGGACCTGGGTCACACCGCGAGCAATCAACTCGCCGTCGAGCTGGGCCTGAAATGCCCGCAACGCGCCGAAGTCGATCACTTGACCCAGGCGCAACTGGAGAAGGTGCGCAAGGCCTGGTACGCGCCGAACAACATGACCCTGATCGTCGTCGGTGAACTCGACAAACTGCTGCCGGCCTACCTGGAACGCACTTGGGGCTCGCTCGAAGCGGTTGAGCCGAGCGAGCACCGTGCACTGCCGGACATCAGCACCAGCGCTGCCCATGAGCGCACCCTCACCCGTGGCTTTATGGGCGACAGCGCCAAGCTGCACTGGCTGGTGCCGGAACCGGTGATCGATGATCAATACGATCAGACCTTCGACATTCTCAAGGATTACCTCGACTGGGCGCTGTACCGACAGATTCGCCTCAATCACGGCTTGTCGTATGGACCTTGGGCCGAGCGTGAAGTGTTTGGCGGTGTCGGTTTCATGAGCCTGAATGCCGATCTGGATCGCGACGATGTCGACGAAGCCATACAAGTGCTGGAAGACCTCAAGGCTGACCTGCTGAAAAACGGCCTCGACGCGGATACCTTTGCGCGGATCAAACAGGCGTCCATCGCCCATCAGGCCTGGGCGGTGCAGGGTAATAGCGCGATGGCGGATTATTACTGGAGTGCGCTGGGCGATTACGAGGATGGCCGCTTCGCCAACCCGGCGCGGGAGCTGCAGGGCGTGACGCTGGAAGCGGCGAACAAAGCCATGCGCGAGTTGCTGTTGCAACCGGGGTATCTGCGGATCGAGAAGCCATTGATCAGTGATGATCAGGTGTTGTGGTTGAGTGCGGGTGGCTTGGGTCTGGTGTTGTTGATCCTGATCGGATGGCGTTTGCACCGCAAGCGGGGTTGA
- a CDS encoding DUF5924 family protein — MPKIQLLIQRILELMKRYPGVIALGGFISGVGSFIMVDRQQGLASWITVIMLLSWIWLMLENTLTGLFTRVFKREIPQPLLRYATQMIHQESLFFVLPFFFITTTWNSGQLFFTGLLSVAALISIVDPLYYKWLAPRRWAFLALHTLTLFAALLTALPVIMHLTTAQSFKWALGIAVLLSFPSLASIFPIRTLRNALAILCITVGIGGVGWALRSWVPPATLWMTDVAISTQMQDRTPGASLETVSAEQIRGDGLYAYTAINAPRGLDERIYHVWQFNGKEVDRIALDIHGGRKEGYRAWTHKQNFPGNPAGKWQVRVLTEDGQVIGVLRFEVTDSTAIKEK, encoded by the coding sequence ATGCCGAAAATACAGCTCCTGATCCAGCGCATTCTCGAACTGATGAAGCGCTATCCCGGGGTCATTGCGCTTGGCGGTTTCATCTCCGGGGTCGGCAGTTTCATCATGGTCGATCGTCAGCAAGGGCTGGCGAGCTGGATCACCGTGATCATGCTGCTCAGCTGGATCTGGCTGATGCTGGAAAACACCCTCACCGGCCTTTTCACCCGCGTGTTCAAACGCGAGATTCCCCAGCCGCTGCTGCGTTACGCCACGCAGATGATCCACCAGGAAAGCCTGTTTTTCGTTCTGCCGTTCTTCTTCATCACCACCACGTGGAACAGCGGCCAGTTGTTCTTCACCGGCCTGCTCAGCGTGGCGGCACTGATCTCGATCGTCGATCCGCTCTATTACAAATGGCTGGCGCCACGGCGCTGGGCGTTTCTCGCGCTGCACACGCTGACCCTGTTTGCCGCCCTGCTCACCGCGTTGCCGGTGATCATGCATCTGACCACCGCGCAGAGTTTCAAATGGGCGCTGGGCATTGCCGTGTTGTTGTCGTTCCCGAGCCTGGCGTCAATCTTCCCGATCCGCACGCTGCGCAATGCCTTGGCGATTCTGTGCATCACCGTTGGCATCGGTGGCGTCGGTTGGGCGCTGCGTTCGTGGGTGCCGCCAGCGACGCTGTGGATGACCGACGTGGCGATCAGCACGCAAATGCAGGATCGCACCCCCGGCGCCAGCCTCGAAACGGTCAGCGCCGAGCAGATTCGTGGCGATGGCCTTTATGCCTACACCGCAATCAACGCGCCGCGCGGGCTCGATGAGCGGATTTACCACGTCTGGCAGTTCAACGGCAAAGAGGTCGACCGCATCGCCCTCGATATCCACGGCGGGCGCAAGGAAGGCTACCGGGCGTGGACGCACAAGCAGAACTTCCCCGGCAATCCGGCGGGCAAGTGGCAGGTGCGCGTGCTGACCGAGGATGGCCAGGTGATCGGCGTACTGCGCTTCGAAGTCACGGACAGCACAGCGATCAAAGAAAAGTAA
- a CDS encoding ABC transporter permease has protein sequence MTSSSISGNAQLDTSISPARLRVTGDWTLAHYAELKTLSEKLHGQYDANTPIDLNSLGALDTAGASLLVELLGSERLGKSAEHPDCTLSSADRALLQTVYQSMTDFCVPIKEAEVSVSVQLLTRIGRAVETVWQDTLQVLGFIGLILETIARGLFRPKRWRITPMIAHIEQTGLDAAPIVALLTFLVGAVVAFLGATVLASFGATIFTVDLVGFSFLREFGVLLTAILMAGRTASAFTAQIGSMKANEEIDAIRTLGLDPMELLVVPRVLAMLVALPMLTFLAMLCGIIGGGVVCAVSLDISPAMFLSLLQSDIGIQHFLVGLVKAPVFAFLIAAIGCLEGFKVSGSAESVGAHTTSAVVQSIFVVIVLDAVAALFFMEMGW, from the coding sequence ATGACCAGCAGCTCGATCAGCGGCAATGCCCAACTGGACACATCGATCAGCCCTGCCCGCCTGCGGGTTACCGGGGACTGGACGCTTGCCCATTACGCCGAGCTGAAGACGCTGAGCGAAAAGCTCCACGGCCAGTACGACGCCAACACGCCGATTGATCTGAATAGCCTAGGCGCCCTCGACACCGCGGGTGCATCGCTGCTGGTCGAACTGCTCGGCTCTGAGCGTCTCGGCAAATCCGCCGAACATCCCGATTGCACGCTCTCCTCCGCCGACCGTGCGCTGCTGCAAACCGTGTATCAGTCGATGACGGATTTCTGCGTGCCGATCAAGGAGGCGGAAGTCAGCGTCAGCGTGCAACTGCTGACCCGGATCGGCCGCGCCGTGGAAACGGTCTGGCAAGATACCCTGCAAGTGCTGGGTTTCATCGGCCTGATCCTGGAAACCATCGCCCGTGGCCTGTTCCGGCCCAAGCGTTGGCGCATCACGCCGATGATCGCGCACATCGAGCAGACCGGTCTCGACGCCGCGCCGATCGTGGCGCTGCTGACCTTTCTGGTCGGCGCGGTGGTGGCGTTTCTCGGGGCGACGGTGCTGGCCAGTTTTGGCGCGACGATTTTTACTGTGGACCTGGTGGGCTTCTCGTTTTTGCGTGAGTTCGGCGTGCTGCTCACAGCGATCCTGATGGCCGGTCGCACCGCGAGTGCCTTCACCGCGCAGATCGGCTCGATGAAGGCCAACGAAGAAATCGACGCGATCCGCACCCTCGGCCTCGACCCGATGGAGTTGCTGGTGGTGCCGCGTGTGCTGGCGATGCTGGTGGCGCTGCCGATGCTGACCTTTCTCGCCATGCTCTGCGGGATCATCGGCGGCGGCGTGGTCTGCGCGGTGTCGCTGGATATTTCGCCGGCGATGTTCCTGTCACTGCTGCAATCGGACATCGGCATCCAGCATTTTCTGGTGGGTTTGGTGAAGGCGCCGGTCTTTGCTTTCCTGATTGCCGCGATTGGTTGCCTCGAAGGTTTCAAGGTCAGCGGCAGCGCTGAATCGGTCGGCGCCCACACCACGTCGGCCGTGGTCCAATCGATTTTCGTGGTGATCGTGCTCGACGCGGTGGCCGCGCTGTTCTTCATGGAGATGGGCTGGTGA
- a CDS encoding ABC transporter ATP-binding protein: MSRLPRAPSEAVIEVRRLCNRFGSQSVHENLDLDLYKGEILAVVGGSGSGKSVLLRSIVGLRRPSEGMVKVFGKNLPSLSEHERSLVERRFGVLFQKGALFSSLTVTENVALPLIEHAGLSRNDAEHLAAVKLALAGLPLSAADKYPASLSGGMIKRAALARALALDPDILFLDEPTAGLDPIGAAQFDQLILTLRDALGLSVFLVTHDLDTLYTITDRVAVLAQKKVLVAGPIDVVSETDDAWIHEYFHGPRGRSALDAAKLLNEV; the protein is encoded by the coding sequence GTGAGTCGTCTACCCCGCGCGCCCTCGGAGGCGGTGATCGAGGTTCGTCGCCTGTGCAATCGCTTCGGCAGTCAGAGCGTGCACGAGAACCTCGATCTGGATTTGTACAAAGGCGAAATCCTCGCCGTGGTCGGCGGTTCCGGCAGCGGCAAATCGGTGCTGTTGCGCAGCATTGTCGGTTTGCGCCGGCCCAGCGAAGGCATGGTCAAAGTGTTCGGCAAGAACCTGCCGAGCCTGTCCGAGCATGAGCGCTCGTTGGTCGAACGGCGCTTCGGCGTGCTGTTCCAGAAAGGCGCGCTGTTCTCCTCGCTGACCGTCACCGAGAACGTCGCCCTGCCCCTCATCGAGCACGCCGGCCTCAGCCGCAACGACGCCGAGCACCTGGCGGCAGTGAAGCTGGCACTGGCCGGACTGCCGCTGTCGGCGGCGGACAAATACCCGGCATCGCTGTCCGGCGGCATGATCAAGCGTGCGGCGTTGGCCCGGGCCCTGGCGCTGGATCCGGACATACTGTTTCTCGACGAACCGACTGCCGGCCTCGATCCGATTGGCGCGGCGCAGTTCGATCAACTGATTCTGACCCTGCGCGATGCGTTGGGTCTGAGCGTATTTCTGGTGACCCACGACCTCGACACGCTCTACACCATCACCGACCGCGTGGCCGTGCTGGCGCAGAAGAAGGTGCTGGTTGCCGGCCCGATCGACGTTGTTTCGGAAACCGACGACGCGTGGATTCACGAATACTTCCATGGCCCGCGCGGCCGCTCGGCGCTGGACGCCGCCAAATTGCTCAACGAGGTCTGA
- a CDS encoding MlaD family protein codes for METRAHHVLIGLFSVIVVAGALLFGLWLAKSSVDTEFKDYEIVFNEAVTGLSKGSPVQYSGIKVGDVITLRLDPKDPRRVLARIRLAGDTPVKEDTQAKLALAGITGTSLIQLSGGTPESPQLRGHDGNLPTIVASPSPISRLLNDSNDLMSGITALLQNANQMFSAENVERVSKTLAHLEQTTGTINDQRGDIKQAMQQLATVGKQAGSMLEQTSLLMRNANGLINDQGKQALGSAEQAMKSLEQSTTTISTLLSKNENSLDNGMQGLNGLAPAIRELRETLTSLRAISQRLEANPSGYLLGRDKNKEFTP; via the coding sequence ATGGAAACCCGAGCCCATCATGTGTTGATCGGCCTGTTCTCAGTGATTGTCGTGGCAGGCGCCCTGCTCTTCGGCCTATGGCTGGCCAAGTCCAGCGTCGACACCGAGTTCAAGGATTACGAGATTGTCTTCAACGAGGCGGTCACCGGTCTGTCCAAGGGCAGCCCGGTGCAGTACAGCGGGATCAAGGTCGGCGATGTGATCACCCTGCGCCTTGATCCGAAAGATCCGCGACGGGTGCTGGCGCGGATTCGCCTGGCGGGTGATACGCCAGTCAAAGAAGACACGCAGGCCAAACTGGCACTGGCCGGGATCACTGGCACATCGCTCATCCAGCTCAGCGGTGGCACGCCCGAGAGTCCGCAGTTGCGTGGCCACGACGGCAATCTGCCAACCATCGTCGCCTCGCCCTCGCCTATCTCGCGGCTGCTCAATGACAGCAACGATTTGATGTCCGGCATTACCGCGCTGCTGCAGAATGCCAACCAGATGTTTTCCGCCGAAAACGTCGAGCGCGTCAGCAAGACCCTCGCGCATCTGGAGCAAACCACTGGCACCATCAATGATCAGCGCGGTGACATCAAGCAAGCCATGCAGCAACTGGCGACGGTCGGCAAACAGGCTGGCAGCATGCTCGAACAGACCTCGCTGCTGATGCGCAACGCCAACGGCTTGATCAACGATCAGGGCAAGCAAGCGCTGGGTAGCGCCGAGCAAGCGATGAAGTCGCTGGAGCAAAGCACAACAACCATCAGCACGTTGCTGAGCAAAAACGAAAACTCCCTCGATAACGGCATGCAGGGCCTCAACGGCCTGGCCCCGGCGATCCGCGAACTGCGCGAGACGCTGACTTCGTTGCGCGCCATCTCCCAACGCCTCGAGGCCAACCCCAGCGGTTACCTGCTGGGCCGTGACAAGAACAAGGAATTCACGCCATGA
- a CDS encoding ABC-type transport auxiliary lipoprotein family protein: protein MKLTRLALFAGFTLISSCSILPQAEPSDVYRLPTAQTPASASPATTQHWSLRLNKLQASEALNRPTIAVIPQGDVISSYKGSRWSDPAPVLVRNRLLDGFARDGRVTLLSTDDSNFAADLELGGNLQAFQTEYQGSQASVVVRVDALLVRGYDQRILASRRFEERQPLSDVQVPAVVAGFGQASDRLTAKVVAWAVDQGQKLTPPKL, encoded by the coding sequence ATGAAGCTGACTCGACTTGCCCTTTTCGCCGGCTTCACCTTGATCAGCTCATGTTCGATTCTGCCTCAGGCCGAGCCATCGGATGTCTATCGCCTGCCAACCGCCCAAACGCCCGCCTCGGCCAGTCCGGCGACGACTCAGCATTGGTCGCTGCGGCTGAACAAGTTACAGGCCAGCGAAGCGTTGAACCGGCCGACGATTGCGGTGATTCCACAGGGCGATGTGATCAGCAGCTACAAAGGCTCGCGCTGGAGTGATCCGGCGCCGGTGCTGGTGCGCAATCGGCTATTGGACGGGTTTGCGCGTGATGGTCGGGTGACGTTGCTGAGTACCGATGACAGCAACTTTGCTGCGGATCTGGAATTGGGCGGGAATTTGCAGGCGTTTCAGACTGAATATCAGGGCTCGCAGGCCAGTGTCGTGGTGCGGGTTGATGCATTGCTGGTGCGCGGCTATGACCAGCGCATTCTGGCCAGCCGCCGCTTTGAGGAGCGCCAGCCGTTGAGCGATGTGCAGGTGCCGGCGGTGGTCGCCGGGTTTGGTCAGGCCAGTGATCGCCTGACCGCGAAAGTCGTCGCGTGGGCTGTCGACCAAGGACAGAAACTGACTCCCCCGAAACTCTAA
- a CDS encoding nucleoside recognition domain-containing protein, which yields MLNGLWLGFFIVAAVSALAQWLIGGNAGIFAAMVESIFAMAKLSVEVMVLLFGTLTLWLGFLRIAEKAGIVEWLAKVLGPLFLRLMPEVPAGHPALGLITLNFAANGLGLDNAATPIGLKAMKALQELNPSATIASNAQILFLVLNASSLTLLPVTIFMYRAQQGAPDPTLVFLPILLATSCSTIVGFLSVAFMQRLRIWDPVVLAYLIPGALILGGFMALLGTLSATALAGLSSILGNLTLFGLIMLFLLIGALKKVKVYEAFVEGAKEGFDVAKNLLPYLVAMLCAVGVLRASGALDFGLDGIRHLVEWAGWDTRFVDALPTAMVKPFSGSAARAMLIETMKSSGVDSFPALVAATIQGSTETTFYVLAVYFGAVGIQRARHAVGCALLAEFAGVVGAIFVCYWFFG from the coding sequence ATGCTTAATGGCCTGTGGCTTGGCTTCTTCATCGTGGCAGCCGTGTCGGCGCTGGCGCAGTGGCTGATCGGCGGCAACGCCGGGATCTTTGCGGCGATGGTGGAAAGCATTTTCGCCATGGCCAAGCTCTCGGTCGAAGTCATGGTGCTGCTGTTCGGCACCCTCACCCTGTGGCTGGGCTTCCTGCGCATTGCCGAGAAAGCCGGGATCGTCGAATGGCTGGCTAAGGTGCTCGGCCCGCTGTTTCTGCGGCTGATGCCGGAAGTCCCGGCCGGCCACCCTGCCCTTGGCCTGATCACCCTGAACTTCGCCGCCAACGGCCTCGGTCTCGACAATGCCGCGACGCCGATCGGCCTGAAAGCCATGAAGGCGCTGCAAGAGCTCAATCCCAGCGCCACCATCGCCAGTAATGCGCAAATCCTCTTCCTGGTGCTCAACGCCTCCTCCCTGACCCTGCTGCCGGTGACAATCTTCATGTACCGCGCCCAGCAAGGCGCGCCGGATCCGACGCTGGTATTCCTGCCAATTCTGCTGGCGACCAGTTGCTCGACGATTGTCGGCTTCCTCTCGGTGGCGTTCATGCAACGGCTGCGGATCTGGGATCCGGTGGTGTTGGCCTATTTGATTCCCGGTGCGTTGATCCTCGGTGGTTTCATGGCGCTGCTCGGTACGCTTTCGGCCACTGCTTTGGCGGGATTGTCGTCGATCCTCGGCAATCTCACGCTGTTCGGGTTGATCATGCTGTTCTTGCTGATCGGCGCGTTAAAGAAAGTGAAGGTTTACGAGGCGTTCGTTGAAGGCGCCAAAGAAGGCTTCGACGTCGCGAAAAATCTGCTGCCGTATCTGGTGGCCATGCTTTGTGCGGTGGGCGTATTGCGCGCGTCCGGCGCACTGGATTTCGGGCTGGACGGTATTCGTCATCTGGTCGAGTGGGCCGGCTGGGACACGCGCTTTGTCGATGCGTTGCCGACGGCGATGGTCAAACCGTTCTCCGGCAGCGCGGCGCGGGCGATGCTCATCGAAACAATGAAGTCCTCGGGCGTCGACAGCTTCCCGGCACTGGTCGCGGCGACGATTCAGGGCAGTACCGAGACAACGTTCTATGTGCTGGCGGTGTATTTCGGCGCGGTGGGTATTCAGCGGGCGCGGCACGCTGTTGGCTGTGCGTTGCTGGCGGAATTTGCTGGTGTGGTCGGGGCTATCTTCGTCTGCTACTGGTTCTTCGGCTGA
- the gltP gene encoding glutamate/aspartate:proton symporter GltP produces the protein MKKAKISLAWQILIGLVLGIAIGALLNHFSAEKAWWISNVLQPAGDIFIRLIKMIVIPIVISSLIVGIAGVGDAKKLGRIGLKTIIYFEIVTTIAIVVGLLLANLFHPGTGIDMSTLGTVDISKYQATAAEVQHEHAFIETILNLIPSNIFAAMARGEMLPIIFFSVLFGLGLSSLQSDLREPLVKMFQGVSESMFKVTHMIMNYAPIGVFALIAVTVANFGFASLLPLAKLVILVYVAIAFFAFVVLGLIAKLFGFSVIKLMRIFKDELVLAYSTASSETVLPRVIEKMEAYGAPKAICSFVVPTGYSFNLDGSTLYQSIAAIFIAQLYGIDLSISQQLLLVLTLMVTSKGIAGVPGVSFVVLLATLGSVGIPLEGLAFIAGVDRIMDMARTALNVIGNALAVLVIARWEGMYDDAKGERYWNSLPHWRSKEKLPAGEISKN, from the coding sequence ATGAAGAAGGCAAAAATTAGCCTCGCCTGGCAGATCCTCATCGGTCTGGTTTTGGGTATTGCAATTGGTGCGTTGCTCAACCACTTCAGTGCCGAGAAGGCCTGGTGGATCAGCAACGTCCTGCAACCGGCAGGCGATATCTTTATCCGTCTGATCAAGATGATCGTGATTCCGATCGTCATCTCTTCCCTGATCGTCGGCATCGCCGGCGTGGGCGACGCCAAGAAGCTCGGGCGTATCGGCCTGAAGACGATCATCTATTTCGAAATCGTCACCACCATCGCCATCGTCGTCGGCCTGCTGCTGGCCAACCTGTTCCATCCGGGCACAGGCATCGACATGAGCACCCTCGGCACGGTGGACATCTCCAAGTACCAGGCGACCGCCGCCGAGGTACAGCATGAACACGCGTTCATCGAGACCATCCTCAACCTGATCCCGTCGAACATCTTCGCGGCCATGGCCCGCGGCGAAATGCTGCCGATCATCTTCTTCTCCGTGCTGTTCGGTCTCGGTCTGTCGAGCTTGCAGTCGGATCTGCGCGAGCCGCTGGTGAAGATGTTCCAGGGCGTCTCGGAAAGCATGTTCAAAGTCACCCACATGATCATGAACTATGCGCCGATCGGCGTGTTCGCACTGATCGCGGTGACCGTCGCCAACTTCGGCTTCGCCTCACTGCTGCCGCTGGCCAAACTGGTGATCCTGGTTTACGTCGCCATCGCCTTCTTCGCCTTCGTGGTGCTAGGCCTGATCGCCAAACTGTTCGGCTTCTCGGTGATCAAGCTGATGCGCATCTTCAAGGATGAGCTGGTGCTGGCCTACTCCACCGCTTCTTCGGAAACCGTGCTGCCACGCGTGATCGAGAAGATGGAAGCCTACGGCGCACCGAAAGCCATCTGCAGCTTCGTGGTACCGACCGGTTACTCGTTCAACCTCGACGGTTCGACCCTGTATCAGTCGATCGCCGCGATCTTTATCGCTCAGCTGTACGGCATCGACCTGTCGATCAGCCAGCAACTGCTGCTGGTCCTGACCCTGATGGTCACCTCCAAAGGCATCGCCGGTGTACCGGGCGTGTCCTTCGTGGTGCTGCTGGCCACCCTGGGCAGCGTTGGTATTCCGCTGGAAGGCCTGGCGTTCATCGCCGGTGTCGACCGCATCATGGACATGGCGCGTACCGCTCTGAACGTGATTGGTAACGCCCTGGCGGTACTGGTTATCGCACGTTGGGAAGGCATGTACGACGACGCCAAGGGCGAGCGCTACTGGAACTCCCTGCCGCACTGGCGCAGCAAGGAAAAACTGCCAGCAGGCGAAATCTCGAAGAACTGA
- a CDS encoding inhibitor of vertebrate lysozyme family protein has product MSALKTLAAALLLGGSAMAMAANDGQMRVNELLSSDPQYRQTWEGVVKKEERLPEWVMNLSGTPDQQMNAVTEDGDKYLVGPLCESADKCLNHRLIVAFSFDKKDAYAMLVDVPEGLPADKSPTRHATYRFLGKPDQGMQDLLMETLKKDPKWY; this is encoded by the coding sequence ATGAGTGCTTTAAAGACACTGGCAGCCGCCCTGCTTCTGGGCGGTAGTGCCATGGCGATGGCGGCCAATGACGGCCAGATGCGGGTCAACGAACTGTTGAGTTCCGACCCGCAGTATCGGCAGACCTGGGAAGGTGTGGTGAAGAAGGAAGAACGCCTGCCGGAATGGGTGATGAATCTCTCCGGCACGCCAGACCAACAGATGAATGCCGTAACTGAAGATGGCGACAAGTATCTGGTCGGCCCGCTCTGCGAATCCGCGGACAAGTGCCTGAATCACCGCTTGATCGTCGCATTCAGTTTCGACAAGAAAGACGCTTACGCCATGCTCGTCGATGTGCCTGAAGGACTGCCGGCCGACAAGTCGCCTACGCGACATGCCACCTACCGCTTCCTCGGCAAACCCGATCAGGGCATGCAGGATCTGCTGATGGAAACCCTGAAGAAAGATCCAAAGTGGTACTGA